A single genomic interval of Agromyces cerinus harbors:
- a CDS encoding putative F420-0 ABC transporter ATP-binding protein has product MTDGLDLSRVRFSRTGRLIVDDVDVTVPAGALGALLGPNGAGKSTLLHLIAGIERADAGALAFAGSDLAALRRRDRARRIALAEQETHDAPELRVHEVVALGRTPHLGPWSGLGEHDHAVVAESLAVLGLESLAPREYATLSGGERQRVNLARALAQEPELLLLDEPTNHLDVRAQLTSLELLRTLAASGRTVLAALHDLGLAAAYADHVIVLDGGRVVASGDPADVLEPGLIREVWGVEAEVLAHPSTGRPIIAYSGVSSARTPEVALDPRT; this is encoded by the coding sequence GTGACCGACGGGCTCGACCTCTCCCGCGTGCGCTTCTCGCGCACCGGCCGCCTCATCGTCGACGACGTCGACGTCACGGTGCCCGCGGGCGCCCTCGGCGCGCTGCTCGGCCCGAACGGCGCAGGCAAGTCGACCCTGCTGCACCTCATCGCGGGCATCGAGCGAGCGGATGCCGGTGCGCTCGCGTTCGCCGGCAGCGACCTCGCCGCACTGCGCCGACGCGACCGGGCGCGCCGCATCGCCCTCGCCGAGCAGGAGACGCACGATGCCCCCGAGCTGCGCGTGCACGAAGTCGTCGCGCTCGGGCGCACCCCGCACCTCGGCCCGTGGTCCGGCCTCGGCGAGCACGATCACGCCGTCGTCGCCGAATCACTCGCGGTGCTCGGCCTCGAGTCGCTCGCGCCGCGCGAGTACGCGACGCTCTCGGGCGGCGAGCGCCAGCGGGTGAACCTCGCCCGTGCACTCGCGCAGGAGCCCGAGCTGCTGCTGCTCGACGAGCCGACCAACCACCTCGACGTGCGCGCGCAGCTCACGAGCCTCGAGCTGCTCCGCACGCTCGCCGCCTCGGGGCGCACAGTGCTCGCCGCGCTGCACGATCTCGGCCTCGCGGCTGCGTACGCGGATCACGTCATCGTGCTCGACGGCGGGCGGGTCGTGGCATCCGGCGACCCGGCCGACGTGCTCGAACCGGGGCTCATCCGCGAGGTCTGGGGCGTCGAGGCCGAGGTGCTCGCGCATCCCTCGACGGGGCGGCCGATCATCGCCTATTCGGGTGTCTCGTCGGCGCGCACGCCCGAGGTCGCGCTCGACCCACGCACCTGA
- a CDS encoding putative F420-0 ABC transporter permease subunit, with protein sequence MLWAVALGAALVASVVAAVTIGPAGLAPSDVVASVLAHLGIGEPTLSPLRDGIVWELRMPRVLTAAAVGAGLALCGAVMQALTRNPLADPYLLGLSSGASVGAVVVIVLGVGLLLPLAAFAGALAALIATLALAGAAGRGGGRGPGGGLSPTRTVLAGLAVSSMFGAITSLVIFWSATGDSYREILNWLLGSLAGTDWVSVAIAGGALVAIGIPLIASARTLDAFAFGDAAASALGVHVGRSRVLLLGGTALLTGALVAVSGSIGFVGLILPHGVRLLVGSRHRALLPLSALAGALFLVWADTAARTLFDPRELPVGIITALIGGPVFALLLMRRRVS encoded by the coding sequence GTGCTCTGGGCCGTCGCACTCGGCGCGGCGCTCGTGGCATCCGTCGTCGCGGCGGTCACCATCGGGCCGGCCGGACTCGCTCCGAGCGACGTGGTCGCGAGCGTGCTGGCGCACCTCGGCATCGGTGAACCGACGCTCAGCCCACTCCGTGACGGCATCGTCTGGGAGCTGCGGATGCCCCGCGTGCTCACCGCCGCCGCGGTGGGCGCCGGTCTCGCGCTCTGCGGTGCGGTCATGCAGGCGCTGACGCGCAATCCGCTCGCCGACCCGTACCTGCTCGGCCTCTCCTCCGGCGCCTCGGTCGGCGCGGTCGTCGTGATCGTGCTCGGCGTCGGACTGCTGCTGCCGCTCGCCGCGTTCGCCGGCGCCCTCGCCGCCCTCATCGCGACGCTCGCCCTCGCGGGTGCGGCGGGGCGGGGCGGGGGCCGCGGCCCGGGCGGCGGGCTCTCCCCCACCCGCACGGTGCTCGCCGGGCTCGCCGTCTCGTCGATGTTCGGCGCGATCACGAGCCTCGTCATCTTCTGGAGCGCCACCGGCGACAGCTACCGCGAGATCCTCAACTGGCTGCTCGGCTCGCTCGCCGGCACCGACTGGGTCTCGGTCGCGATCGCGGGCGGGGCGCTCGTGGCCATCGGCATCCCGCTCATCGCGAGCGCCCGCACCCTCGACGCCTTCGCGTTCGGCGACGCCGCGGCATCCGCGCTCGGGGTGCACGTCGGCCGCAGCCGGGTGCTGCTGCTCGGCGGCACCGCGCTGCTCACTGGGGCGCTCGTCGCCGTGAGCGGATCGATCGGCTTCGTCGGGCTGATCCTTCCGCACGGCGTGCGCCTGCTCGTCGGCTCGCGCCACCGCGCGCTGCTGCCGCTCTCGGCACTCGCGGGCGCGCTGTTCCTGGTCTGGGCCGACACCGCCGCGCGCACGCTCTTCGACCCGCGGGAGCTCCCCGTCGGCATCATCACGGCGCTCATCGGCGGACCAGTCTTCGCCCTGCTCCTCATGCGACGGAGGGTCTCGTGA
- a CDS encoding organic hydroperoxide resistance protein, with translation MNAIYTAVATSSGRDSRAVTSDGRLDVMLAMPNEMGGTGEGTNPEQLFAAGYAACFSTSLGIVAKRMAIDARDVAVTAEVSLVPRVGGSGFALATVLRVELPEHIAEGSARALIDATHQVCPYSNATQGNMPVEIVIE, from the coding sequence ATGAACGCGATATATACCGCCGTAGCCACGTCTTCGGGACGGGACAGCCGTGCCGTCACATCAGACGGCCGGCTCGACGTCATGCTCGCCATGCCGAATGAGATGGGCGGTACTGGTGAGGGAACGAATCCAGAACAGCTGTTCGCTGCGGGGTACGCAGCCTGCTTCTCGACGTCGCTCGGGATAGTGGCGAAGCGCATGGCGATCGACGCCCGCGACGTGGCAGTCACCGCGGAAGTGAGCCTGGTTCCAAGGGTGGGCGGCTCGGGCTTCGCACTTGCAACTGTCCTTCGGGTCGAGTTGCCCGAGCACATTGCGGAAGGTTCCGCCCGAGCGCTGATCGACGCAACGCATCAGGTCTGCCCCTATTCGAACGCGACCCAGGGCAACATGCCCGTCGAGATCGTGATCGAATGA
- a CDS encoding dihydrofolate reductase family protein — protein sequence MKLTTITQLTLDGVTQGNGGPTVEDLEGGFERGGWARGAGDDTTRDHIAATFQRADAFLFGRRTYDILHEFWGTIEDLKRHPIGVVLNSKPKYVASRTLTEPEWPNTAVLGDDLFAAITDLKASGDGELQVHGSSRLIQWLLEKDLVDEMELIIIPVVLGQGARLFADPGRDIAMKLVDSRSDSKGVMIQTYRPTGRPNYATF from the coding sequence ATGAAACTTACGACGATCACGCAGCTCACTCTGGACGGAGTAACTCAGGGCAACGGCGGCCCAACTGTTGAAGACCTCGAGGGAGGATTCGAACGCGGAGGATGGGCGAGGGGAGCGGGTGACGACACGACCCGCGACCACATTGCCGCGACGTTCCAGCGGGCCGACGCGTTCCTCTTCGGCCGCCGAACATACGACATCCTCCACGAATTCTGGGGCACCATCGAGGACCTGAAACGACACCCGATTGGAGTGGTGTTGAACTCGAAGCCGAAGTACGTGGCATCCAGAACACTGACGGAACCGGAATGGCCGAACACAGCGGTCCTCGGAGACGACCTCTTCGCCGCCATCACGGACCTGAAAGCCAGCGGCGACGGCGAACTGCAAGTACACGGAAGCAGCCGTCTCATCCAGTGGCTCCTCGAGAAGGACCTCGTCGACGAAATGGAACTCATCATCATCCCCGTGGTCCTGGGGCAGGGAGCCCGACTCTTCGCAGACCCAGGTCGAGACATCGCGATGAAGCTGGTCGACTCGCGTTCCGATTCGAAGGGAGTGATGATCCAGACGTATCGGCCCACTGGCCGTCCCAACTACGCAACCTTCTGA
- the cofD gene encoding 2-phospho-L-lactate transferase, with protein MQITVLAGGVGGSRFVRGVREECARRWPDGHGGTEASVTVIVNTGDDIWLAGVRLMPDFDSLLYSLAGVNDTERGWGRAGETERVAAELREWGAGWPWFTLGDLDLGTHLARTAWLRDGATPSEVAHRLQQRWPLGVHLIPATDTEVDTDVLVADPDKLDGEREMHFQEWWTRYRATLPAIAFRQRNIETARPAPGVVEAIVGADIVLIAPSNPVVSIGTILSVPGIREALAETSAPVVGVSPIIGGKVVRGMADACLPVIGVETSAEGVGRHYGSRSTGGLLDGWLVDETDAAALAPLEAIGLTAASVPLWMRDLDTSADLAGAALDLAV; from the coding sequence GTGCAGATCACGGTGCTCGCGGGCGGAGTCGGAGGCTCGCGCTTCGTGCGCGGCGTGCGCGAGGAGTGCGCGCGGCGCTGGCCCGACGGGCACGGGGGCACCGAGGCATCCGTCACCGTGATCGTGAACACCGGCGACGACATCTGGCTCGCCGGCGTGCGCCTCATGCCCGACTTCGACTCGCTGCTCTACTCGCTCGCGGGCGTCAACGACACCGAACGCGGCTGGGGCCGGGCGGGCGAGACCGAGCGCGTCGCCGCAGAGCTGCGTGAATGGGGCGCCGGCTGGCCGTGGTTCACCCTCGGCGACCTCGACCTCGGCACGCACCTCGCGCGCACGGCCTGGCTCCGCGACGGCGCGACCCCGTCGGAGGTGGCGCACCGTCTGCAGCAGCGCTGGCCGCTCGGCGTGCACCTGATTCCCGCGACCGACACCGAGGTCGACACCGACGTGCTCGTCGCCGACCCCGACAAGCTCGACGGCGAGCGCGAGATGCACTTCCAGGAGTGGTGGACGCGCTACCGCGCCACGCTGCCCGCGATCGCGTTCCGGCAGCGGAACATCGAGACGGCCCGGCCGGCACCCGGGGTCGTCGAGGCGATCGTCGGGGCCGACATCGTGCTCATCGCCCCGTCGAACCCGGTCGTCTCGATCGGCACCATCCTGTCGGTGCCCGGCATCCGCGAGGCGCTCGCCGAGACCTCGGCGCCCGTCGTCGGCGTCTCGCCGATCATCGGCGGCAAGGTCGTGCGCGGCATGGCCGACGCGTGCCTGCCCGTGATCGGCGTCGAGACGAGCGCCGAGGGGGTCGGCCGGCACTACGGCTCGCGGTCGACGGGGGGCCTGCTCGACGGCTGGCTCGTCGACGAGACGGATGCCGCCGCGCTCGCGCCCCTCGAGGCGATCGGGCTCACCGCGGCATCCGTGCCCCTCTGGATGCGCGATCTCGACACCTCGGCCGATCTCGCCGGTGCGGCGCTCGACCTCGCGGTCTAG
- a CDS encoding elongation factor G, whose amino-acid sequence MNSASTPTHRTVALVGAAGSGKTSLLEALLLRAGAIPRAGSVEQGTTTGDHEPEEIARGMTLGLSLAHLGWAAPDGVEHTMTLADAPGHPDFVGGLDTALAVADAALLTVSAVDGVTAGTRFAAAAAQAAGVPLIVVITQEDKARADFRRVLGELREVFGDRLVALELPLGEEHDFTALADVLSEQALVYDDTGHHRDEALPAAVEPEEHRLHVEVTEEIVSHDDEQLEAYLDGREPAASDLERTLAREVAAGRAIPVVVCSALTGAGVDRVADLVCALAPSALDHDSRIVMGGTAVAVAPNPDGDTVLHVFRTVADPFVGQVSMFKVLSGVVHPSDRLVNATTGADERLHGLFRLRGAEHLPADALRAGEVGAVAKLTGSPTGTLLWTRASGSAEPAPLPHREPVFALSLTPATQSDDEKLMTSLGRIVAEDPTLVIDRTGGHAILRGLGDTHLDVAVERLARVFGVHVTTAAAPIAYRETIAGRAEVEGRLKKQSGGHGQFAVVQLRVSPLPLGGGFEFVDSVVGGAVPRSYIPAVEKGARDALAAGGPQGHPVVDVRVELVDGKSHSVDSSDMAFRTAASIGAKAALAEAGTVLLEPVSLVTVTVPSDLQGTVLTDLSGRRGRVSATEVVGDGRARIVANVPEAELGRYVLDLRSITGGRAELTMSADHYARVPSSAKA is encoded by the coding sequence ATGAACTCGGCATCGACCCCCACCCACCGGACCGTCGCCCTCGTGGGCGCCGCAGGTTCCGGCAAGACGAGCCTGCTCGAAGCGCTGCTGCTGCGCGCCGGCGCGATCCCGAGGGCGGGCAGCGTCGAGCAGGGCACCACGACCGGCGACCACGAGCCCGAGGAGATCGCGAGAGGCATGACCCTCGGGCTCTCGCTCGCCCACCTGGGCTGGGCGGCACCCGACGGCGTCGAGCACACGATGACCCTCGCCGACGCGCCGGGCCACCCCGATTTCGTCGGCGGTCTCGACACGGCGCTCGCGGTGGCGGATGCCGCGTTGCTGACCGTGAGCGCGGTCGACGGCGTGACCGCCGGCACGCGCTTCGCGGCGGCCGCCGCACAGGCGGCCGGGGTGCCGCTCATCGTCGTCATCACCCAGGAGGACAAGGCGCGGGCCGACTTCCGTCGGGTGCTGGGGGAGCTCCGCGAGGTGTTCGGCGACCGACTCGTGGCGCTCGAGCTGCCGCTCGGCGAGGAGCACGACTTCACCGCGCTCGCCGACGTGCTGAGCGAGCAGGCTCTCGTCTACGACGACACGGGCCATCATCGCGATGAAGCGCTGCCCGCCGCGGTCGAGCCCGAGGAGCACCGGCTGCACGTCGAGGTGACCGAGGAGATCGTGTCCCACGACGACGAGCAGCTCGAGGCGTACCTCGACGGGCGCGAGCCCGCGGCATCCGATCTCGAACGCACGCTCGCACGCGAGGTCGCGGCGGGCCGGGCGATCCCGGTGGTCGTGTGCTCGGCGCTGACCGGCGCCGGCGTCGACCGGGTCGCCGACCTCGTGTGCGCGCTCGCGCCGTCGGCGCTCGACCACGACAGCCGCATCGTGATGGGCGGCACCGCGGTCGCCGTGGCGCCGAACCCCGATGGCGACACCGTGCTGCACGTCTTCCGCACCGTCGCCGACCCGTTCGTCGGGCAGGTGTCGATGTTCAAGGTGCTCTCGGGCGTCGTGCACCCGAGCGATCGGCTGGTCAATGCCACGACCGGCGCCGACGAGCGCCTGCACGGGCTCTTCCGCCTGCGCGGGGCGGAGCACCTGCCCGCCGATGCGCTTCGGGCCGGCGAGGTCGGTGCAGTGGCCAAGCTCACCGGGTCGCCGACCGGCACCCTGCTCTGGACTCGCGCGAGCGGCAGTGCCGAGCCCGCGCCGCTGCCGCATCGCGAGCCGGTCTTCGCGCTGAGCCTCACGCCGGCCACGCAGTCCGACGACGAGAAGCTCATGACCTCCCTCGGCCGCATCGTCGCCGAGGATCCGACGCTCGTGATCGACCGAACCGGAGGCCACGCGATCCTCCGCGGCCTCGGTGACACGCATCTCGACGTCGCCGTCGAGCGGCTCGCGCGCGTCTTCGGCGTGCACGTCACGACCGCGGCGGCGCCGATCGCGTACCGCGAGACGATCGCGGGCAGGGCCGAGGTCGAGGGGCGGCTCAAGAAGCAGTCGGGCGGGCACGGCCAGTTCGCCGTCGTGCAGCTGCGGGTCTCGCCGCTGCCGCTCGGCGGCGGCTTCGAGTTCGTCGACTCCGTCGTCGGTGGGGCGGTGCCGCGCTCGTACATCCCGGCCGTCGAGAAGGGGGCACGCGATGCCCTCGCGGCAGGCGGTCCGCAGGGGCATCCGGTCGTCGACGTTCGGGTCGAGCTGGTCGACGGCAAGTCGCACTCGGTCGACTCCTCCGACATGGCGTTCCGCACCGCGGCCTCGATCGGCGCGAAGGCGGCGCTCGCCGAAGCGGGCACGGTGCTGCTCGAGCCCGTGTCGCTCGTGACCGTCACGGTGCCGAGCGACCTGCAGGGCACGGTGCTGACCGATCTCTCGGGTCGCCGCGGGCGGGTCAGCGCCACCGAGGTCGTCGGCGACGGCCGCGCCCGCATCGTGGCGAACGTGCCGGAGGCCGAACTCGGGCGCTACGTGCTCGACCTGCGCTCGATCACGGGCGGTCGGGCCGAGCTGACGATGAGCGCCGACCACTACGCACGGGTGCCGAGCAGCGCGAAGGCGTGA
- a CDS encoding putative F420-0 ABC transporter substrate-binding protein produces the protein MPTFRPLFIAAPVAAVLLLAGCATGSAAGPADADAAPDAAASGFPLTIDNCGTEVTFAAAPERVVTIKSSTLELLLALGLEDRVIGSAFSDGPVPESYADAASGIESLSDKVPSQEATLAAEPDLVFAGWESNLSAEGAGDRETLAKLGVSTYVAPAACKGEGYMPNPLTFDEVFREFEEAGDIFGVPDAAADLVTTQRAELDAIEPNTDGLTALWYSSGDETPFVGAGIGAPQMIMEAAGLENIAADVEDTWTSMGWEAIVAANPDVIVLVDAAWNTAEQKIAHLESNAATAALPAVQAKRYLVVDFPATEAGVRNVGAVASLVEQLGALG, from the coding sequence ATGCCCACGTTCCGTCCCCTCTTCATCGCCGCGCCCGTCGCCGCCGTGCTCCTGCTCGCCGGGTGCGCGACCGGAAGTGCCGCCGGCCCCGCCGACGCGGATGCCGCGCCCGACGCCGCGGCATCGGGGTTCCCGCTCACGATCGACAACTGCGGCACCGAGGTGACCTTCGCGGCGGCGCCCGAGCGGGTCGTCACGATCAAGTCGTCGACCCTCGAGCTGCTGCTCGCCCTCGGCCTCGAAGACCGCGTCATCGGCTCGGCCTTCAGTGACGGGCCGGTGCCCGAGTCGTACGCCGACGCCGCGTCGGGCATCGAGTCGCTCTCCGACAAGGTGCCGTCGCAGGAGGCGACGCTCGCGGCAGAGCCCGACCTGGTCTTCGCCGGCTGGGAGTCGAACCTGTCGGCCGAGGGCGCCGGAGACCGCGAGACGCTCGCGAAGCTCGGCGTCTCGACGTACGTCGCGCCGGCCGCGTGCAAGGGCGAGGGCTACATGCCGAACCCGCTCACCTTCGACGAGGTGTTCCGCGAGTTCGAGGAGGCGGGCGACATCTTCGGCGTTCCGGATGCCGCGGCCGACCTGGTCACGACGCAGCGGGCCGAGCTCGACGCGATCGAGCCGAACACCGACGGCCTCACGGCGCTCTGGTACAGCTCGGGCGACGAGACGCCGTTCGTCGGCGCGGGCATCGGCGCACCGCAGATGATCATGGAGGCCGCCGGCCTCGAGAACATCGCGGCCGACGTCGAGGACACATGGACCTCGATGGGCTGGGAGGCGATCGTCGCCGCGAACCCCGACGTCATCGTGCTCGTCGACGCCGCGTGGAACACCGCCGAGCAGAAGATCGCGCACCTCGAGTCGAACGCGGCGACGGCGGCCCTCCCTGCCGTTCAGGCGAAGCGGTATCTCGTCGTCGACTTCCCGGCGACCGAGGCCGGCGTCCGCAACGTCGGCGCGGTCGCGTCGCTCGTCGAGCAGCTCGGGGCGCTCGGCTGA
- a CDS encoding DUF7010 family protein, whose protein sequence is MDVLQAQADVRRIYRGGFSGPLVSAIIWAVAAAVFFWVSPAAGMAVLFFGGMLIFPLAALVLKFMGGPVALPKGHPSAALAMQSAFTVPLGLLVAIVLGKYEPLLFFPASLIIVGAHYLVFISLYGMRLFAVLAGVLVALGAITLFLLPNLGAVSGWIGAGIFLVFAVLLFRARDIARKPPARRRIAIRSLGG, encoded by the coding sequence GTGGACGTTCTGCAAGCCCAGGCCGACGTGAGGCGTATCTACCGTGGCGGCTTCTCCGGGCCGCTCGTCTCCGCGATCATCTGGGCCGTCGCGGCTGCGGTCTTCTTCTGGGTTTCACCTGCCGCCGGCATGGCTGTGCTGTTCTTCGGTGGCATGTTGATCTTCCCGTTGGCAGCGCTCGTCCTGAAGTTCATGGGTGGCCCCGTTGCGCTCCCGAAGGGTCATCCCTCTGCCGCTTTGGCGATGCAATCCGCCTTCACCGTGCCGCTCGGACTCCTCGTTGCGATCGTGCTCGGCAAGTACGAGCCTCTTCTCTTCTTCCCGGCATCGCTCATCATCGTCGGCGCGCATTACCTCGTGTTCATCTCGCTCTACGGCATGAGGCTGTTCGCAGTTCTTGCAGGTGTGCTCGTTGCGCTCGGCGCGATCACCCTGTTCTTGCTGCCCAACCTCGGCGCAGTCAGCGGGTGGATCGGCGCCGGCATCTTCCTCGTCTTCGCCGTGTTGCTGTTTCGGGCTAGGGACATCGCTCGCAAGCCCCCCGCCCGCAGGCGGATCGCCATCCGGTCCTTAGGGGGCTGA
- a CDS encoding MarR family winged helix-turn-helix transcriptional regulator: MGVLPDDLACFAVHVAARELDNAYRPALRELGLTYPQYMAMLVLWDRDPQTVKELGAALRFDSGTLSPLLKRLEAAGFVTRERSTTDERSVLVRLTTRGRKLEERGEDLVAKVFSTFHYSDRDADHLHEEMRKLVAALDERAAELGPGARG, encoded by the coding sequence ATGGGAGTCCTGCCCGATGATCTAGCCTGCTTTGCGGTGCATGTCGCTGCACGAGAGCTCGACAACGCCTACCGGCCCGCGCTACGCGAGTTGGGGCTCACGTACCCGCAGTACATGGCCATGCTCGTGTTGTGGGATCGCGATCCACAGACGGTCAAAGAACTCGGCGCCGCGCTGCGATTCGACTCTGGCACGCTGTCACCGCTGCTGAAGCGGCTCGAGGCGGCCGGTTTCGTGACGCGCGAGCGCAGTACCACCGACGAGCGATCCGTGCTGGTACGCCTGACCACACGAGGCCGCAAGCTCGAGGAACGGGGGGAGGATCTCGTGGCAAAGGTCTTCAGCACGTTCCACTACAGCGACCGCGATGCCGACCATCTGCACGAGGAGATGCGCAAGCTCGTCGCCGCCCTTGATGAACGCGCCGCGGAGCTTGGGCCCGGAGCGCGAGGATGA
- a CDS encoding DUF4406 domain-containing protein, with product MSKPLLILIAGPYRSGTDGDPARIARNLERLEQASWPIYERGHVPMIGEWVALPILRVASTDASGHDASAGSSPVEGDVMYTTAHRLLQHCDAVLRLEGASHGADQDVRIAEARGIPVYRSIDEIPVFAADAAA from the coding sequence ATGTCGAAACCACTGCTCATTCTCATCGCCGGCCCCTACCGCTCGGGCACCGACGGCGACCCCGCCCGCATCGCCCGCAACCTCGAACGCCTCGAGCAGGCCTCCTGGCCGATCTACGAACGCGGCCACGTGCCGATGATCGGCGAATGGGTCGCGCTCCCCATCCTGCGCGTGGCGTCGACGGATGCCTCGGGCCACGACGCATCCGCCGGCTCATCGCCCGTCGAGGGCGACGTCATGTACACGACCGCCCACCGCCTGCTGCAGCACTGCGACGCCGTGCTGCGCCTCGAGGGCGCCTCGCACGGCGCCGATCAGGACGTGCGCATCGCGGAGGCCAGGGGCATCCCGGTCTACCGCTCGATCGACGAGATCCCGGTGTTCGCGGCCGACGCCGCGGCCTGA
- a CDS encoding DeoR/GlpR family DNA-binding transcription regulator, protein MLTAQRRELLLELLQRDGRIVAADAAADLGISEDTIRRDLRELAAAGLCQRVYGGALPASPATSPYEARTRIEPESKHRIAAAAAALIEPGATVLLDGGTSTLALVGALPRSLHATVITHSPTIAVALAEHEHIELQLIGGRVYRHSMVTCGAIAVEALRDVSADLFFLGVTGVHAEAGLTTGDAEEAAMKRALARSAAETYVLASTEKIGAASTYRVLPLDEVAGVVTDADAASPAMLELDRAGVRLLPAS, encoded by the coding sequence ATGCTGACCGCGCAACGCCGTGAACTGCTGCTCGAACTGCTGCAGCGCGACGGCCGCATCGTGGCCGCCGATGCCGCGGCCGATCTGGGCATCTCCGAGGACACGATCCGCCGCGACCTCCGCGAACTCGCGGCGGCGGGCCTCTGCCAGCGCGTGTACGGCGGAGCGCTGCCGGCCTCGCCGGCCACCTCGCCCTACGAGGCGCGCACCCGCATCGAGCCCGAGAGCAAGCACCGCATCGCCGCGGCCGCCGCCGCACTCATCGAACCGGGCGCGACCGTGCTGCTCGACGGCGGTACGAGCACGCTCGCCCTCGTCGGTGCGCTCCCGCGCTCACTGCACGCGACCGTCATCACGCACAGCCCGACCATCGCCGTGGCGCTCGCCGAGCACGAGCACATCGAACTGCAGCTCATCGGCGGCCGCGTCTACCGGCACTCGATGGTCACGTGCGGCGCGATCGCCGTCGAGGCCCTGCGCGATGTGAGCGCCGACCTGTTCTTCCTCGGCGTCACCGGGGTGCACGCCGAGGCCGGCCTCACTACGGGCGATGCGGAGGAGGCGGCCATGAAGCGCGCGCTCGCGCGCTCGGCCGCCGAGACCTACGTGCTCGCGAGCACCGAGAAGATCGGTGCGGCCTCGACGTATCGGGTGCTGCCCCTCGACGAGGTGGCGGGAGTCGTCACCGATGCGGATGCCGCTTCGCCGGCGATGCTCGAGCTCGACCGCGCCGGGGTCAGGCTCCTGCCGGCGAGCTGA